A genome region from Ferviditalea candida includes the following:
- a CDS encoding cation:proton antiporter, which produces MAHSMEQTFILILVLLAIAAGITAIAKKINIPYPIALVVVGAILGMVNFPALENLKDLVVGDEVFRFIIISIFLPTLLGEATLKLPFGHLLENRKPILTLALAGTLISYAVVGFLALYLLHMSPPVAFVFAALMAATDPVSVLSIFKSMGVPPRLAVIMEGESLINDGVAVVLFKISSVSLSAYLAAGALGAGEGLLEFAKASLGGLLIGAGLAYLFSQIVRFYDDYPLEIIMSMVLFYSAFFAAEAVDVSGVIAVVAAGLIFGNYGARIGMSPTTKLSIRTFWDVAALIANSLVFLMVGLEIARMDLGGKWGMIIAAIIFVLAARSISVYASLSFLRNIPLKWMHVFNWGGLRGSLSIALALSLPPAFQGREEVLLLSFGVVLFSLVVQGLTVKPLVKTLGLSKAGEGREDYQRTLSEIQRYLSGQQSLEDMRRQATVSPFIYDKINAEYRSKLEEAYRKLEELYSEHPRLQEEQMKHARKNTRYAEHEAVNRLAKHEIISDSIAEEQRKTIVDLIEKDSGNE; this is translated from the coding sequence ATGGCTCATTCCATGGAACAGACCTTTATCCTGATTTTGGTCCTATTGGCCATTGCCGCGGGAATTACGGCGATCGCCAAAAAAATCAACATTCCTTATCCGATCGCCCTTGTTGTCGTCGGAGCGATCCTCGGCATGGTGAACTTTCCCGCTCTGGAAAATCTGAAGGATCTGGTTGTCGGCGATGAAGTGTTCCGGTTCATCATTATTTCCATTTTCCTGCCGACTCTGCTCGGAGAAGCCACATTGAAGCTCCCGTTCGGACATTTATTGGAAAACCGCAAGCCCATCCTCACACTCGCGCTTGCCGGAACCTTGATTTCATATGCCGTCGTCGGGTTTTTGGCCCTTTACTTGCTTCATATGTCTCCCCCGGTCGCCTTTGTTTTTGCGGCGCTGATGGCTGCGACGGACCCCGTGAGCGTCCTGTCGATTTTTAAAAGCATGGGGGTCCCCCCTCGTCTGGCAGTCATCATGGAAGGAGAAAGTCTGATCAATGACGGCGTTGCCGTGGTGCTGTTCAAGATTTCATCGGTCAGCTTGTCGGCATATTTGGCGGCGGGCGCGCTGGGCGCGGGCGAAGGGCTGCTGGAATTTGCCAAGGCTTCGCTGGGTGGCTTGCTGATCGGGGCCGGACTGGCCTATCTGTTCTCGCAAATTGTCCGCTTTTATGACGATTATCCACTAGAGATCATCATGTCGATGGTGCTGTTCTACAGCGCTTTTTTTGCCGCTGAAGCGGTTGATGTCTCCGGCGTGATCGCCGTGGTGGCGGCCGGGCTCATCTTCGGCAATTACGGAGCGCGCATCGGAATGAGTCCGACCACCAAGCTGAGCATCAGGACATTCTGGGACGTGGCCGCGCTGATCGCCAATTCACTCGTATTTTTGATGGTCGGCCTGGAAATCGCGCGCATGGATTTGGGCGGCAAATGGGGCATGATCATCGCCGCCATCATATTTGTTCTGGCCGCCCGCAGCATTTCCGTATATGCAAGCCTCAGCTTTCTTCGGAATATCCCGTTGAAATGGATGCATGTCTTTAATTGGGGCGGGCTGCGCGGCTCTCTATCGATCGCCTTGGCGCTGAGTCTCCCGCCGGCGTTCCAGGGACGCGAGGAGGTTCTGCTGCTGTCGTTCGGAGTCGTGCTGTTCTCGCTCGTGGTCCAAGGCTTGACCGTGAAGCCGCTGGTCAAGACCCTGGGATTATCCAAGGCCGGAGAAGGCCGGGAGGACTATCAACGAACGCTCAGCGAAATCCAAAGATATTTATCCGGACAGCAATCGCTGGAGGACATGCGCAGGCAAGCCACCGTTTCGCCGTTCATTTACGATAAAATCAACGCTGAATACCGCAGCAAGCTGGAAGAAGCGTACCGAAAGCTGGAGGAGCTCTACAGCGAGCATCCCCGCCTTCAGGAGGAACAGATGAAGCATGCGCGGAAAAATACCCGGTATGCCGAGCACGAGGCTGTAAACCGGTTGGCGAAGCATGAGATTATCAGCGATTCAATAGCTGAAGAACAGCGTAAAACGATCGTCGATCTGATAGAAAAGGACAGCGGGAACGAGTAG
- the secD gene encoding protein translocase subunit SecD: protein MDVKRIAAFLLIVVISFGVVAWTSPDLVKNLRLGLDLKGGFEILYEAQPIEPGQKLTQDVLRQAAQSIAQRVNRTGVEEPEITPEGTDRIRVRIAGVTNPDEVRRILKKPAELTFRSSDGTKELIGSDFVQGGASVQFEQGTTVPFISIKLKSKEKFYEVTKRLSQKPYPQNTLGIYLDDQLLSNPQVTTPINSADARITGHFTYDEAKNIAETINLGAMPVKLTEKYIQSVGATLGQMSLEKTVRAGIIGTVLILLFMMGYYRIPGIVASITIILYTWLLILVFYLMNATLTLPGIAAFVLGMGMAVDANIITYERIKEEIRSGKSVLSSLKAGSRNSFRTIMDANITTILAGAVLYFIGTGAIQGFALTLILSILVSIFTNVFLSRLLLHLLIRGNIAKKPAHFGVKEAEISEL from the coding sequence ATGGATGTAAAAAGAATCGCGGCATTTCTGCTCATTGTGGTCATATCCTTTGGGGTGGTTGCCTGGACAAGTCCGGATCTGGTCAAGAATCTCAGACTGGGTCTTGATCTCAAGGGAGGGTTTGAGATCCTGTATGAGGCTCAGCCGATTGAACCCGGGCAAAAATTGACCCAGGACGTGCTGAGGCAGGCGGCGCAAAGCATCGCGCAACGGGTGAACCGGACCGGTGTCGAGGAACCCGAAATCACACCGGAGGGTACGGACCGGATTCGCGTCCGGATCGCCGGCGTGACCAATCCTGACGAAGTGCGCAGAATTTTGAAGAAACCTGCGGAGTTGACCTTTCGTTCCAGCGACGGCACGAAAGAACTGATCGGGAGCGATTTTGTGCAGGGCGGCGCTTCCGTGCAGTTTGAACAAGGAACGACGGTCCCGTTCATATCGATAAAATTGAAAAGCAAAGAGAAATTTTATGAAGTGACGAAACGGCTGTCTCAAAAGCCTTACCCGCAAAACACGCTGGGAATTTATCTCGATGACCAATTGCTTTCCAATCCGCAGGTGACTACGCCGATCAACAGTGCGGATGCGCGGATCACGGGTCATTTTACCTACGACGAGGCCAAAAACATCGCCGAGACAATCAATCTTGGAGCAATGCCCGTCAAATTGACCGAGAAATACATACAAAGCGTCGGGGCCACTCTCGGACAGATGTCGCTCGAGAAAACGGTCAGGGCCGGCATCATCGGGACTGTGCTGATTCTATTGTTCATGATGGGGTATTACCGGATTCCCGGGATCGTGGCCAGCATAACAATCATTCTTTATACTTGGCTGCTTATCCTGGTATTCTACTTGATGAACGCCACTTTAACCCTTCCGGGTATTGCCGCATTCGTGCTCGGCATGGGCATGGCGGTGGATGCGAATATCATTACCTATGAGCGGATCAAGGAAGAAATACGCAGCGGCAAAAGCGTTCTTTCTTCCCTGAAGGCAGGCTCCAGAAACTCCTTTAGAACGATTATGGACGCAAATATTACAACCATACTGGCGGGGGCCGTTTTGTATTTCATCGGCACCGGAGCGATTCAAGGCTTTGCTTTGACGCTGATCCTGAGCATACTGGTCAGTATTTTTACCAACGTATTTCTTTCCAGGCTGCTCCTCCATCTGCTGATACGCGGCAATATTGCCAAGAAGCCGGCGCATTTCGGAGTCAAGGAGGCGGAAATCAGTGAATTATAA
- a CDS encoding cation diffusion facilitator family transporter, which translates to MTEQRFMKAQRAAWIGVVGNLALALMKGIVGYISNSKALMADAAHSASDVAGSLAVLVGLRAAQMQPDKEHPYGHGKAEPIAAIVVSVILLFVGIEIFISSVKSLYFGVSAPPGGIAIIAIIASIVVKEALFQYKYRLGKKLSSQALVANAWEHRSDVYSSVAALIGVGGAVLGGIFGVPWLYYLDPIAGVVVSAQILKMGYDLVKETVHNTLDHVLQIDDTQELYQTIQTMHGVIAVDELRAREHGHYVIIDLKISVNPRITVSEGHDIAKAVKHRLLTRFSHVSDVFVHVNPYDPGYPYKNNVDPDHDDFPTLLH; encoded by the coding sequence TTGACGGAACAGCGTTTTATGAAAGCCCAACGGGCTGCGTGGATCGGAGTCGTCGGGAATTTGGCCTTGGCGCTCATGAAAGGAATTGTCGGATATATCTCCAACAGTAAGGCGTTGATGGCGGACGCGGCCCATTCGGCATCGGATGTGGCCGGTTCGCTGGCTGTGCTGGTCGGTTTGCGGGCAGCCCAAATGCAGCCGGACAAAGAACATCCGTACGGTCACGGCAAAGCCGAGCCGATAGCGGCGATCGTCGTCTCGGTGATCCTGCTGTTTGTCGGCATCGAAATTTTCATCAGCTCCGTCAAATCGCTGTATTTCGGTGTCAGCGCTCCACCCGGAGGGATTGCAATCATTGCCATTATCGCATCGATTGTGGTAAAGGAGGCCTTGTTCCAATACAAGTACCGGCTGGGCAAAAAGCTTTCCAGTCAAGCGCTGGTGGCGAATGCATGGGAACATCGCTCGGATGTTTATTCATCGGTCGCGGCGCTGATCGGAGTCGGCGGTGCGGTGCTGGGCGGGATATTTGGGGTTCCCTGGCTGTACTACCTTGACCCCATTGCCGGGGTGGTTGTCTCCGCGCAAATCCTCAAAATGGGCTACGATCTGGTCAAGGAAACGGTGCATAATACATTGGATCATGTTTTGCAGATCGATGACACACAGGAGCTCTACCAGACGATCCAAACGATGCACGGCGTGATTGCCGTGGATGAACTGAGAGCGAGGGAGCACGGCCATTATGTCATTATCGACCTCAAAATCAGCGTAAATCCGCGAATCACCGTATCGGAGGGTCATGATATCGCAAAGGCGGTCAAACACAGACTGCTTACGCGATTCAGCCATGTTTCTGACGTTTTTGTCCATGTGAATCCTTATGATCCGGGGTATCCCTATAAAAACAATGTCGACCCCGATCATGATGATTTTCCGACACTGCTGCACTAG
- the recJ gene encoding single-stranded-DNA-specific exonuclease RecJ, which produces MLRPKAKWNFQNDIRHQADVLADKLNISPLLAKLLAVRGISDVCEAEQFLFGGHEQFHDPFLLNGMKEAVERIRRALSSGEKIRIYGDYDADGVSGTSLMFYLLRMLGADFDYYIPHRLHEGYGLNPAALDDARHRGVSLLITVDNGISAVEEVEYARSLNIDVIVTDHHEPPELLPDAYSVINPKKPGCGYPFKHLAGAGVAFKLAQALLGRLPEELLEIAAIGTVADLMPLNGENRIMVKLGLERMRNSGYKGIRALCRVSNVDIGVMNATHIGYALAPRINAAGRLEHAAQAVQLLTADNEQQAEHAAVHLDMLNRERQRLADEMTQEAFEQIKDGGDAGRKVLVVSKEGWNVGIVGIVASKVLEEYYRPTLVLSIDPDTGTAKGSARSIPGFDIRQALAECGELLDHYGGHQAAAGMTLPVENLPHLAYRLNRIAEEWLSEEDLIPNLSADLECRLEDVNLETIRQIGLLEPFGTGNPSPRFVMRELKLSELRTIGKDGKHLKMTMLSPDGNNNGAAKEAVGFGFGGLSELISSSSNIDILGEMSVNEWNGIRKPQIILQDMRILQVQVFDWRNKRDASPDRLGLLLDKLRGMHPLSGEQAFIVSDASKLELLPIPLRSGDASVWSLTPDGNFAPHNRWAERMKPEGIKTALVYTLPNQLEQMEAALGRLTSLTRIYAIFADADSGLAPIPSREMFKKVYASIAQQGSWPADDKRMLESLGRRTGLSESTIRMILEIFEELVFIERIGARFHCIPQPQKRDLASSIRYRQSLLRSEVEKALVFSTADELTEWFLSRLGHSQTNNLLTEEIV; this is translated from the coding sequence ATGCTTCGACCAAAAGCCAAATGGAATTTTCAGAATGACATACGGCATCAGGCAGATGTGCTTGCCGACAAACTGAATATTTCCCCTTTGCTGGCCAAACTGCTTGCCGTCCGTGGAATCTCGGACGTCTGCGAGGCTGAACAATTTCTATTCGGAGGTCATGAACAATTTCATGATCCTTTTTTGCTGAATGGCATGAAAGAAGCGGTCGAACGAATTCGCCGCGCCTTGTCATCCGGTGAAAAAATCAGAATCTACGGCGATTACGACGCCGACGGAGTCAGCGGCACATCGCTTATGTTCTATCTGCTCCGCATGCTGGGGGCGGATTTTGATTATTACATCCCGCATCGCTTGCATGAAGGTTACGGCTTGAATCCCGCCGCACTGGATGATGCCCGGCACAGGGGTGTGTCTCTGCTGATTACCGTCGATAACGGGATCAGTGCGGTTGAGGAAGTGGAATATGCGCGAAGCCTGAATATTGATGTGATCGTGACGGACCATCACGAACCGCCTGAATTGCTGCCGGACGCCTATTCCGTGATCAATCCGAAGAAGCCGGGCTGCGGATATCCTTTTAAGCATCTGGCCGGCGCGGGGGTGGCCTTCAAGCTGGCGCAAGCCCTGCTCGGCAGGCTGCCGGAGGAGCTGCTGGAGATTGCCGCGATCGGCACGGTTGCCGATTTGATGCCCTTGAACGGCGAGAACCGGATCATGGTCAAGCTGGGCTTGGAGCGTATGCGAAACAGCGGGTATAAGGGGATACGGGCATTGTGCAGAGTTTCCAATGTGGATATCGGAGTGATGAACGCAACGCACATCGGATATGCGCTTGCACCGAGAATCAATGCGGCCGGAAGACTTGAGCACGCGGCCCAAGCGGTTCAGCTGCTGACCGCCGATAACGAGCAGCAAGCGGAGCATGCGGCCGTTCATCTGGACATGCTGAATAGAGAACGGCAGCGGTTAGCCGACGAAATGACGCAGGAGGCTTTTGAGCAAATCAAGGATGGCGGTGATGCGGGCCGCAAGGTGCTTGTCGTATCCAAGGAAGGATGGAACGTCGGGATCGTCGGGATTGTCGCCTCAAAAGTGCTGGAAGAATATTACCGCCCGACACTCGTGCTGAGCATCGATCCTGACACGGGGACGGCCAAAGGCTCGGCCAGATCGATCCCGGGCTTTGACATCCGTCAGGCTCTTGCCGAATGCGGGGAGCTGCTGGATCATTACGGGGGGCATCAGGCCGCCGCAGGAATGACCCTTCCGGTTGAAAACCTTCCTCATTTGGCCTATCGATTGAACCGGATTGCCGAAGAATGGCTTTCGGAAGAGGATCTGATCCCGAATCTGTCGGCTGATTTGGAATGCCGGCTGGAGGATGTAAATCTGGAGACGATCCGGCAAATCGGCCTGCTTGAACCGTTCGGCACGGGCAATCCTTCCCCTCGCTTCGTGATGAGGGAGCTGAAGCTCAGCGAGCTGCGGACGATTGGTAAGGACGGGAAGCATTTGAAGATGACCATGCTGTCGCCGGACGGAAATAACAACGGGGCGGCCAAGGAAGCGGTGGGCTTCGGTTTTGGCGGCTTGTCTGAATTGATATCCTCGTCTTCGAATATCGATATTTTGGGCGAAATGTCGGTCAATGAATGGAATGGTATCCGCAAGCCGCAGATCATCCTGCAGGACATGCGGATTTTGCAAGTGCAGGTGTTTGACTGGAGGAATAAACGGGACGCTTCTCCGGATCGGCTCGGCTTGCTGCTCGACAAATTAAGAGGAATGCATCCGCTGTCGGGGGAACAGGCATTCATCGTGTCCGATGCAAGCAAGCTGGAGCTTCTGCCGATTCCGCTGAGATCGGGAGACGCTTCTGTCTGGTCCTTGACGCCCGACGGGAATTTTGCACCGCACAATCGTTGGGCGGAACGGATGAAACCGGAAGGCATCAAAACGGCTTTGGTCTATACGCTGCCCAATCAACTTGAGCAAATGGAAGCTGCGCTAGGGCGTTTGACGTCCTTGACCCGGATTTATGCCATATTTGCCGATGCCGATTCCGGGTTGGCTCCCATTCCCTCGAGAGAAATGTTCAAAAAGGTGTATGCCTCGATTGCCCAACAGGGCAGCTGGCCGGCCGATGACAAGAGGATGCTGGAATCGCTCGGAAGACGAACGGGATTGTCCGAATCGACGATCAGGATGATTCTGGAAATTTTTGAGGAGCTCGTTTTTATCGAACGCATAGGGGCACGTTTTCACTGCATACCCCAACCGCAAAAAAGGGATCTTGCTTCCTCGATTCGTTACAGGCAGAGTTTGCTTCGGTCGGAAGTGGAGAAGGCGCTGGTTTTTTCGACGGCTGACGAGCTGACCGAATGGTTTTTGTCCCGATTGGGGCATTCCCAAACAAACAATCTTTTGACGGAGGAGATCGTATGA
- a CDS encoding cytochrome c oxidase subunit 3 produces the protein MDHLHEGVQSASGELSPMELKKMRGSLILVLFSLAIPLFVLIDVRVLMVGAYVSPEANQIIGLVAAVLMLVSWVTVGEALRGVKERNFKRVLSSIRLSLLLGFVSWLLIGVQVVNHSVNSLTHYGETFLVSLGTIDVYLLFGLAALLSVRMRVRNFGAAVDHQWGVYSTALYWRFTIIVWIVMYAVLYLV, from the coding sequence ATGGATCATTTGCACGAGGGCGTTCAATCAGCCTCGGGGGAATTGTCCCCGATGGAACTCAAAAAAATGCGCGGAAGTTTGATTCTAGTGCTGTTCAGCTTGGCTATCCCCCTGTTTGTGCTGATCGATGTCCGGGTTTTGATGGTGGGGGCATATGTTTCTCCGGAGGCTAATCAAATCATCGGCTTGGTGGCGGCAGTTCTGATGCTGGTCAGCTGGGTCACTGTCGGCGAAGCCTTAAGAGGCGTGAAAGAGCGCAATTTCAAGAGGGTGCTGAGCTCGATAAGACTTTCTTTGCTGCTGGGATTCGTGTCCTGGCTGCTGATCGGAGTTCAGGTGGTCAATCATTCCGTAAATTCTTTGACGCATTACGGAGAAACGTTTTTGGTCAGCTTGGGGACGATTGATGTGTATCTTCTGTTTGGTCTTGCCGCTTTGCTCTCCGTTCGCATGAGGGTCAGAAATTTCGGAGCGGCTGTCGATCATCAATGGGGCGTTTATTCGACAGCATTATATTGGAGGTTTACGATTATCGTCTGGATTGTCATGTATGCGGTGCTGTACCTCGTATAA
- a CDS encoding adenine phosphoribosyltransferase, translating into MNFKEHIRVVEDFPKPGIRFKDITTLLKNGGAFKEVVNQMAELFKDRKIDKIAGPEARGFVIGAPLAYALGVGFVPIRKSGKLPAEYVEQGYELEYGQDKLAMHKDAIQPGEKILIADDLLATGGTISTCVNLINQLQGEIVGAAFLIELLELNGREKLGNTEVFSLVQY; encoded by the coding sequence ATGAATTTCAAAGAGCATATCCGCGTTGTGGAGGATTTTCCCAAGCCGGGCATCCGCTTTAAAGACATTACAACCCTGCTGAAAAACGGCGGGGCGTTTAAGGAAGTTGTCAATCAAATGGCCGAACTGTTCAAGGACAGGAAAATCGACAAAATTGCAGGTCCGGAAGCGCGCGGATTCGTCATTGGAGCGCCGCTCGCTTATGCGCTTGGAGTCGGATTTGTGCCCATCCGCAAAAGCGGCAAGCTGCCTGCGGAATATGTGGAGCAAGGCTATGAGTTGGAGTACGGGCAGGACAAGCTGGCCATGCACAAGGATGCCATCCAGCCCGGCGAAAAAATTTTGATTGCGGATGATTTATTGGCGACGGGCGGCACGATCTCGACTTGCGTCAATCTGATCAATCAGTTGCAGGGGGAAATTGTCGGCGCGGCATTTCTCATTGAATTGCTCGAATTGAACGGACGTGAAAAGCTCGGAAATACCGAGGTCTTCTCCTTGGTACAGTACTAG
- the secF gene encoding protein translocase subunit SecF: MNYKIDFVKNRNRFFALSIAITVLGILTLLIFNLNYGVDFRSGTTLDITVGKTIANTEAEAKADAEKLLSGGEIPQPKIVTLGGNNDRVTARYDRVLNQDESEKIIANFKSAFGNQVTYEENTVDVEMAKELAFKAMQAIAYASIGIVVYVSIRFEWRFAIAAIAALLHDAFIVISFFSILRLEVNLPFVAAVLTIIGYSINDTIVIFDRIRENLRFAKLKKFSDLAEVVNRSIWQTMTRSINTVLTVLVAAVCLLIFGSPAIRLFSLAMIVGLVSGAYSSIFIASPIWILLKNRSLSSKKTAAAK, translated from the coding sequence GTGAATTATAAAATAGATTTTGTGAAAAACCGGAATAGATTTTTTGCATTGTCGATTGCCATTACGGTATTGGGAATCCTTACGCTGCTCATCTTTAATTTGAATTACGGGGTGGATTTCAGATCCGGGACGACGCTGGACATTACGGTGGGCAAAACGATCGCCAATACAGAAGCTGAAGCGAAAGCGGACGCCGAAAAGCTTCTCTCCGGCGGAGAGATTCCGCAGCCGAAGATCGTCACGCTGGGCGGCAATAACGACCGGGTCACAGCCCGTTACGACCGGGTGCTGAACCAGGATGAGAGCGAAAAGATAATTGCCAATTTTAAATCGGCTTTCGGCAATCAGGTGACCTATGAAGAAAACACGGTGGACGTCGAGATGGCCAAAGAGCTGGCTTTTAAAGCAATGCAGGCGATCGCCTATGCCAGCATCGGAATCGTTGTCTACGTCAGCATCCGCTTTGAATGGCGCTTCGCGATTGCCGCCATCGCGGCCTTGCTTCACGATGCGTTTATCGTCATCAGCTTCTTTTCGATTCTGCGCCTGGAAGTGAATTTGCCTTTCGTGGCAGCTGTGCTGACCATAATCGGTTATTCCATTAACGATACCATCGTCATCTTTGACCGGATCCGGGAAAATCTCAGGTTTGCCAAGCTTAAGAAGTTTTCAGATCTCGCCGAAGTTGTCAACCGAAGCATTTGGCAGACGATGACCCGGTCGATTAACACCGTGCTTACGGTTCTGGTTGCCGCTGTTTGCCTGCTTATCTTCGGCAGTCCGGCGATTCGCCTGTTTTCCTTGGCGATGATCGTCGGGTTGGTCAGCGGCGCTTACTCCTCCATTTTCATTGCAAGCCCGATTTGGATATTATTAAAGAACAGGAGTCTTTCCTCCAAAAAAACCGCGGCGGCAAAATAA
- a CDS encoding heme o synthase, with amino-acid sequence MSLAKMPLEKIAGSHWLPLSKAVQTVNGYAALTKPRIMFLLLFTQYCAMIVAAGGLPTLHATLFGLLGLALSTGGAAAMNMWYDRDIDAVMTRTAQRPIPSGRIRARNAFWFGIALLILSIWVLGVFVNPLTALLSFAGFIYYVVVYTVWLKRRTPQNIVIGGGAGAFPPLVGWAAVTGHLGWTPWIMFLIVFLWTPPHFWALALYKQGDYQRAGIPMMPVVAGERSTKRQSLVYTGLLAAISISLYFTGRVGIDYLIAAVLLNGIFTVMEVMLLKNQGSDEWARRVFKYSILYLPILFIFMVMNVHH; translated from the coding sequence ATGTCTCTCGCCAAAATGCCGTTGGAAAAAATAGCGGGTTCGCACTGGCTGCCTTTGTCAAAAGCGGTTCAAACGGTAAACGGATATGCCGCCTTGACAAAGCCCCGCATCATGTTTCTTTTGCTGTTTACGCAATATTGCGCCATGATTGTCGCTGCCGGAGGACTTCCGACCCTGCATGCAACCCTGTTCGGCTTGCTCGGATTGGCGCTTTCCACGGGCGGGGCAGCGGCAATGAACATGTGGTATGACCGGGACATTGATGCGGTCATGACACGCACGGCGCAAAGGCCGATTCCTTCAGGGAGGATCCGGGCCCGCAATGCGTTCTGGTTCGGAATTGCTTTGCTGATCTTATCGATATGGGTTTTGGGTGTGTTTGTGAATCCGTTGACGGCGCTGCTGTCGTTCGCCGGGTTCATTTATTATGTCGTCGTTTATACCGTATGGCTGAAAAGGCGAACCCCCCAGAACATTGTCATTGGCGGTGGAGCGGGGGCGTTTCCCCCGTTGGTGGGATGGGCGGCGGTGACCGGTCATTTGGGCTGGACGCCCTGGATCATGTTTTTGATCGTGTTTTTATGGACGCCGCCTCACTTTTGGGCGCTTGCCTTGTATAAGCAGGGGGATTACCAGCGGGCGGGGATTCCGATGATGCCTGTAGTCGCGGGCGAGCGCAGCACAAAGCGGCAGAGCTTGGTCTATACCGGTTTGTTGGCGGCAATCTCGATCAGCTTGTATTTTACCGGCAGGGTCGGTATTGATTATTTAATCGCGGCCGTCTTATTGAACGGCATTTTCACCGTGATGGAAGTCATGCTGCTGAAGAACCAGGGTTCCGATGAGTGGGCAAGGCGCGTCTTCAAGTATTCGATCCTTTATCTGCCGATTCTGTTTATTTTTATGGTCATGAATGTACACCACTAA
- a CDS encoding COX15/CtaA family protein, whose product MAEHLVHASGRKRLSPIKWLSAVTLTGLFLINLMGFVDSETGSTFGCGRDWPLCNGKFVPSAWDAHTFIEFSHRAVVGFVTILLVALSVWAVLRYRGRKHVKALAAISLIFVGLQAMLGAMAVFFVNPPAVLALHFGFSLIAFSGVLLMTISIWKLESDDSSLPRNGDRFKPLSVSIKRWIWTTLVYVYGAVYFGAYVSRTGAGDKFRGWPFPQESWMTAGNAVLLDYIHRSIALGLIVLMINLYIRAYLIRKTRPDIFRGTLLALLLMLMQALSGGLLIATRISLDAFLLHVSIMTFLFGSLSYLGIQTLQTSGFKLKGARTK is encoded by the coding sequence ATGGCCGAACATCTTGTTCATGCATCGGGAAGAAAAAGGCTGAGCCCGATCAAATGGTTATCTGCCGTCACCTTGACGGGACTGTTTTTGATCAATCTAATGGGGTTTGTGGACAGTGAAACGGGCTCGACCTTTGGGTGCGGCCGCGATTGGCCGCTCTGCAACGGGAAATTCGTCCCCTCAGCTTGGGATGCGCATACTTTCATTGAATTCAGCCATCGGGCTGTGGTGGGCTTTGTCACGATCCTGCTTGTCGCATTATCGGTCTGGGCCGTCCTGCGCTATCGCGGACGAAAGCATGTCAAAGCGCTGGCCGCCATTTCGCTGATCTTTGTCGGCCTGCAGGCGATGCTCGGGGCGATGGCCGTGTTCTTTGTAAATCCGCCGGCAGTTTTGGCGCTGCACTTCGGATTTTCACTGATTGCTTTCAGCGGGGTGCTGCTGATGACGATTTCCATTTGGAAGCTGGAATCTGACGATTCGTCTCTGCCAAGAAACGGGGACCGGTTCAAGCCGCTCTCCGTTTCGATCAAGCGATGGATATGGACGACGCTCGTCTATGTTTACGGGGCCGTATATTTCGGGGCTTATGTGAGCAGAACCGGAGCGGGCGACAAATTTCGCGGTTGGCCGTTTCCCCAGGAATCGTGGATGACTGCGGGTAACGCCGTCCTCTTGGACTATATTCATAGGTCGATTGCGCTCGGTTTAATCGTTCTGATGATCAACCTATACATTCGTGCTTATTTGATTCGCAAAACCAGACCGGACATCTTCCGCGGCACCCTGCTGGCGCTGCTGCTGATGCTTATGCAAGCCCTTAGCGGCGGCCTGCTGATTGCCACCCGGATCAGTCTGGATGCTTTTTTGCTGCATGTGTCGATCATGACCTTTTTATTCGGTTCGCTCAGTTATCTGGGGATTCAAACCCTGCAGACTTCCGGCTTCAAATTGAAAGGAGCTCGGACGAAATGA